In Thermoanaerobaculia bacterium, the sequence TTTTTCGGCACGCCGGAGTTCGCGGTGCCTACCTTGAGGGCGCTGGCGGCGAGTGAGTTCCGGCCGGTACTGGTGATTTCGCAACCGTCGCGGCCGGCGAAGCGGGGGCAGCGGCTGACCGACCCGCCGGTGGTCGAGGCGGCGCGGGAGCTCGGGATTCCTTGCGAGCAGGTGGAGAAGGTGCGCGATCCGGCCTTTCTCGCCCGCCTGGCGAAGGTCGCGCCCGACGTCGCGGTGGTGGTCGCCTTCGGCCAGCTCTTCCCGCCGGCGCTGCTCCAACTGCCGCGGCTGGGTTGCGTCAACCTCCACGCCTCGCTCCTGCCGCGCTGGCGCGGTGCCGCGCCGATCCAGGCGGCGATCGCCGCCGGCGATTCCGTCACCGGCGTGACGACGATGGTGATGGAGGAGGGGCTCGACAGCGGGCCGATGCTTCAGGCCGCCGAGCTCGCCATCGGCGTCCGCGAGACGACCGGGGAGCTCTCCCGCCGACTCGCAGAGCTCGGCGCGCCGCTGGTCGTCGAGACCTTGCGCGGACTCGCCGCCGGCACCCTTGCGGCCCGACCCCAGGATGCGTCTCGCGTCACCGTCGCGCCGAAGATCCGCAAGGACAAGGCTCGGACCCGGTGGGAGCTCCCGGCCGAAACGCTCGAGGACCTGGTGAGGGCCTTTCAGCCCTGGCCGGGAGCCGAGCTGCCGTTCGGCGAGGAGTGGGTCAAGGTCCTGGCCGCGACGCAGGCCGCGGCGCACTACGGCGCCGCCCCCGGCACCGTTCTCGCGATCGAGAAGGAGCGCCTGCTGGTCGCGACCTCCGACGATTCGGTGCTCGCCATCGAGCGCGCGCAGCGCGCCGGGCGGGGCCCGGTCTCGGGCGGCGATCTCGCCCGCGGACTTCATCTCGGTCTCGGAGACCGCCTCTCTTGAGCCTGACCGGAAGGCCTTTCGCCGGCGCGGGGCCGAAGTCCGCGGCCGCGCAAGGCGTTC encodes:
- the fmt gene encoding methionyl-tRNA formyltransferase, giving the protein MSVRTVFFGTPEFAVPTLRALAASEFRPVLVISQPSRPAKRGQRLTDPPVVEAARELGIPCEQVEKVRDPAFLARLAKVAPDVAVVVAFGQLFPPALLQLPRLGCVNLHASLLPRWRGAAPIQAAIAAGDSVTGVTTMVMEEGLDSGPMLQAAELAIGVRETTGELSRRLAELGAPLVVETLRGLAAGTLAARPQDASRVTVAPKIRKDKARTRWELPAETLEDLVRAFQPWPGAELPFGEEWVKVLAATQAAAHYGAAPGTVLAIEKERLLVATSDDSVLAIERAQRAGRGPVSGGDLARGLHLGLGDRLS